The following are from one region of the Methyloversatilis discipulorum genome:
- the dnaX gene encoding DNA polymerase III subunit gamma/tau — MTYQVLARKWRPRSFETLVGQDHVVRALTHALEQQRLHHAYLFTGTRGVGKTTISRILAKSLNCETGITAKPCGTCAACTEIDAGRFVDYVEMDAASNRSVDDMAALLEKAAYAPARGRYKVYMIDEVHMLTGHAFNAMLKTLEEPPEHVKFILATTDPQKIPVTVLSRCLQFNLKQMPPDAIVRHLSGVLDAEGVEYEPAALRPIAKGAAGSMRDALSLLDQAIAHGAGRLVEQDVLDMLGTVGDEHLYLILDALLAGDGAALMTLTAQMRARSVDFDQALRELAVLLHRVAVAQKVPDAITDEGEKARLEPYAAAMDAESVQLAYQIVVQGCNDLALAPDEVTGFSMTLLRLLAFRPETPPALGITPRGQSAALQAPNRVARTSAPVPPPAAEAPVAAPLPRETPSPAVPAPLADANPAPPPWEEDEPVNVAPPAAAAAAMPRTNADWHALVDTLDVAALSKQLAHQSEWLASEGEAIRLRLSRDMAHLITSGQDKLRAALQTRLGVNVRLHFEQGDPVGQTVAQRLNAEQRARHEQACASMKNDPFVQQVIEQFGARLIEDSIKPL; from the coding sequence ATGACTTATCAGGTTCTTGCGCGCAAGTGGCGTCCCCGCAGTTTCGAAACCCTGGTCGGTCAGGATCACGTCGTGCGCGCGCTGACGCACGCGCTCGAACAGCAACGCCTGCATCACGCCTACCTGTTCACCGGCACCCGCGGCGTCGGCAAGACGACGATCTCGCGCATCCTGGCCAAGAGCCTGAACTGCGAAACCGGGATTACGGCAAAGCCCTGCGGCACCTGCGCCGCCTGCACCGAAATCGATGCCGGCCGTTTCGTCGACTACGTTGAAATGGATGCCGCGTCGAATCGCAGCGTAGACGACATGGCCGCGCTGCTCGAAAAGGCGGCCTACGCACCGGCGCGCGGGCGTTACAAGGTCTACATGATCGACGAAGTCCACATGCTGACCGGCCACGCCTTCAACGCGATGCTGAAGACGCTCGAAGAGCCGCCGGAGCACGTGAAGTTCATCCTCGCGACCACCGATCCGCAGAAGATTCCGGTGACCGTGCTGAGCCGCTGCCTGCAGTTCAACCTGAAGCAGATGCCGCCCGACGCCATCGTGCGTCATCTGTCGGGCGTGCTCGACGCCGAAGGTGTCGAATACGAACCGGCCGCACTGCGGCCGATCGCCAAGGGCGCCGCCGGTTCGATGCGCGACGCGCTGTCGCTGCTCGATCAGGCCATTGCGCACGGTGCCGGCCGACTGGTCGAGCAGGACGTGCTCGACATGCTGGGCACGGTGGGCGACGAACACCTCTACCTCATTCTCGACGCGCTGCTCGCCGGGGACGGTGCCGCGCTGATGACGCTGACTGCCCAGATGCGCGCGCGCAGCGTCGATTTTGACCAGGCGCTGCGCGAACTGGCCGTGCTGCTGCACCGTGTGGCAGTGGCGCAGAAAGTGCCGGACGCGATCACTGATGAAGGTGAGAAGGCGCGGCTCGAACCCTACGCTGCGGCGATGGACGCCGAATCGGTGCAGCTGGCCTACCAGATCGTCGTCCAGGGCTGCAACGATCTGGCGCTGGCGCCGGACGAAGTCACCGGGTTCTCGATGACCCTGCTGCGCCTGCTGGCCTTCCGTCCGGAGACGCCGCCGGCGCTGGGCATCACGCCGCGCGGCCAGAGCGCCGCGCTGCAGGCGCCCAACCGTGTCGCGCGCACCAGCGCGCCGGTGCCGCCCCCCGCTGCCGAGGCACCGGTCGCCGCGCCGTTGCCGCGAGAAACGCCGTCGCCCGCCGTGCCGGCGCCGCTGGCCGACGCGAATCCGGCACCGCCGCCTTGGGAGGAGGACGAGCCGGTCAATGTCGCGCCGCCCGCCGCGGCCGCAGCAGCGATGCCGCGCACCAACGCTGACTGGCATGCGCTGGTCGATACGCTGGACGTTGCCGCGCTGAGCAAGCAGCTGGCGCACCAGAGCGAATGGCTGGCCAGCGAAGGCGAGGCGATCCGCCTGCGCCTTTCGCGCGACATGGCGCACCTGATCACTTCCGGCCAGGACAAGTTGCGCGCCGCGCTGCAGACCCGCCTCGGCGTCAATGTCCGGCTGCATTTCGAACAGGGTGACCCGGTCGGACAGACCGTTGCCCAGCGACTGAACGCAGAACAGCGCGCGCGCCATGAACAGGCGTGCGCGTCGATGAAGAATGACCCCTTCGTGCAGCAGGTGATTGAACAGTTCGGCGCCCGGCTGATCGAAGACTCGATCAAACCCCTTTGA
- a CDS encoding YbaB/EbfC family nucleoid-associated protein, with translation MMKGGIGGLMKQAQQMQENMKKMQEQLASVEVEGQSGAGMVKVIMTCKHDVRRVSIDPSVMDDREMLEDLLAAAVNDAVRRVEATTQEKMAGFTSGLNLPPGFKLPF, from the coding sequence ATGATGAAAGGTGGCATCGGTGGCCTGATGAAGCAGGCCCAGCAGATGCAGGAAAACATGAAGAAGATGCAGGAGCAGCTGGCCAGCGTCGAAGTCGAGGGCCAGTCGGGTGCCGGCATGGTCAAGGTGATCATGACCTGCAAGCACGACGTGCGTCGCGTTTCCATCGACCCGTCGGTGATGGACGACCGCGAAATGCTGGAAGACCTGCTCGCGGCCGCCGTCAACGACGCGGTACGCCGCGTCGAGGCGACCACCCAGGAAAAGATGGCCGGCTTCACGTCCGGCCTGAACCTGCCGCCGGGCTTCAAGCTGCCGTTCTGA
- the recR gene encoding recombination mediator RecR, with protein MSTGVLDELVSALRCLPSVGPKSAQRMAFHLLQRDRGGAEKLARALGNALTRLHNCARCNTFTELEVCERCSSPRRDASLLCVVETPADMLMMEQTHSYAGLYFCLMGRIAPLEGVGPKELRLDRLLERAADPAVREVILATNFTNEGEATAHYLGEMLRARGLAVSRIARGLPVGGELEHTDIGTIAQALSERRPA; from the coding sequence ATGAGTACAGGTGTGCTGGACGAGCTGGTCAGCGCGCTGCGCTGCCTGCCTTCGGTCGGCCCGAAAAGCGCGCAGCGCATGGCCTTCCATCTGCTGCAGCGTGACCGCGGTGGCGCCGAGAAGCTGGCGCGCGCGCTCGGCAATGCGCTGACGCGGCTGCACAACTGCGCGCGCTGCAATACCTTCACCGAACTCGAGGTGTGCGAGCGTTGCAGTTCGCCGCGCCGCGATGCCAGTCTTCTGTGCGTGGTCGAAACTCCGGCCGACATGCTGATGATGGAGCAGACGCACAGCTATGCCGGGCTCTATTTCTGCCTGATGGGGCGCATCGCGCCACTCGAAGGCGTCGGTCCGAAGGAGCTGCGGCTGGATCGCCTGCTCGAACGCGCTGCCGACCCGGCCGTGCGTGAGGTCATCCTGGCGACCAATTTCACCAATGAGGGCGAAGCGACGGCGCATTACCTCGGCGAGATGCTGCGCGCGCGCGGCCTCGCTGTCAGCCGCATCGCCCGTGGTCTGCCGGTCGGTGGCGAGCTGGAACACACCGATATCGGCACCATCGCCCAGGCGCTGTCGGAAAGGCGGCCGGCGTGA
- a CDS encoding CaiB/BaiF CoA transferase family protein, protein MSTQARPLDGLKVVELGTLIAGPFAARILAEFGAEVIKVESPDGGDPLRKWRLLYEGTSLWWFVQARNKKSVTLNLKHPDAIAVLKKLLADADVLVENFRPGVLEKLGLPEAVLKDINPSLVIVRLSGFGQTGPMAQQPGFGAIGESMGGLRYITGFPDRPPVKVGISIGDSIAALWGVIGALMALRHRDATGGRGAGQGQTVDVALYEAVFAMMESMLPEFDVFGFIRGRTGNIMPGITPSNTHTACDGRHIIIGGNGDAIFRRLMIAIGRPDLADDPALADNAGRDARRDEIYGLIDAWVAARDGDEVLRLLGDADVPVSRVYSIEDIASDPQYLARAVFETARLPDGREFKAPAPMPRLSETPGRTDWIGPALGEHTDEVLGGLGYCAGDIAALRARGAL, encoded by the coding sequence GTGAGCACGCAGGCCCGCCCGCTTGATGGCCTGAAAGTGGTCGAACTGGGCACGCTGATCGCCGGCCCGTTCGCCGCGCGCATCCTGGCCGAGTTCGGCGCCGAGGTGATCAAGGTCGAGTCGCCAGACGGTGGCGACCCGCTGCGCAAGTGGCGCCTGCTGTACGAAGGCACTTCGTTGTGGTGGTTCGTGCAGGCGCGCAACAAGAAGTCGGTCACGCTGAACCTGAAGCATCCGGACGCGATCGCGGTGCTGAAGAAGCTGCTGGCGGACGCCGACGTGCTGGTCGAAAACTTCCGCCCGGGCGTGCTCGAAAAGCTCGGTCTGCCGGAAGCGGTGCTGAAGGACATCAATCCGTCGCTGGTCATCGTGCGCCTGTCGGGCTTCGGGCAGACCGGACCGATGGCGCAGCAGCCGGGTTTCGGGGCCATCGGCGAATCGATGGGCGGGCTGCGCTACATCACCGGCTTTCCCGATCGCCCGCCGGTCAAGGTGGGCATTTCGATCGGCGATTCGATCGCCGCGCTGTGGGGGGTGATCGGCGCGCTGATGGCGCTGCGCCATCGCGACGCCACCGGCGGGCGCGGGGCAGGGCAGGGTCAGACCGTCGATGTCGCGCTGTACGAAGCGGTGTTCGCGATGATGGAAAGCATGCTGCCGGAGTTCGACGTGTTCGGTTTCATCCGCGGCCGCACTGGCAACATCATGCCCGGCATCACGCCGTCGAACACGCATACCGCCTGCGACGGCCGTCACATCATCATCGGCGGCAATGGCGACGCCATCTTCCGGCGGCTGATGATAGCGATCGGGCGGCCCGATCTGGCCGACGATCCCGCTCTGGCCGACAACGCCGGGCGCGACGCGCGTCGCGACGAAATCTACGGCCTGATCGACGCCTGGGTTGCCGCGCGCGACGGCGACGAAGTACTGCGCCTGCTGGGCGATGCCGACGTGCCGGTCAGCCGTGTCTATTCGATCGAGGACATTGCGTCCGATCCGCAGTATCTGGCGCGCGCCGTGTTTGAAACCGCGCGCCTGCCGGATGGCCGCGAATTCAAGGCACCGGCGCCGATGCCGCGCCTGTCGGAAACACCCGGCCGCACCGACTGGATCGGTCCGGCGCTGGGTGAGCATACGGATGAAGTGCTCGGCGGGCTCGGATACTGCGCCGGTGACATCGCCGCGCTGCGCGCCCGTGGCGCGCTTTGA
- the petA gene encoding ubiquinol-cytochrome c reductase iron-sulfur subunit → MSGNERKADCGRRNLLVATACAGGVAGLAVAVPFLTSLSPSERAKAAGAPVEVDISKLGPGEMTTVEWQGKPVWIMRRTPTQLEALAKIEDKLADPKSERNPSEFTPEYARNVQRSREDHADVLVVVAICTHLGCSPSGPFESGSNAQLGDVAGFVCPCHGSTFDLSGRVFKAMPAPDNLKVPPYMFLSDSRILVGQDSKEG, encoded by the coding sequence ATGAGTGGCAATGAACGGAAAGCGGATTGCGGCCGGCGCAATCTGCTCGTGGCAACAGCCTGTGCTGGCGGTGTGGCCGGGCTCGCGGTGGCAGTGCCTTTTCTCACCAGTCTTTCCCCTTCGGAGCGCGCGAAAGCGGCCGGCGCTCCGGTCGAGGTGGACATTTCCAAACTCGGTCCCGGTGAAATGACCACCGTCGAGTGGCAAGGCAAGCCGGTGTGGATCATGCGCCGCACGCCGACCCAGCTCGAAGCGCTGGCCAAGATCGAGGACAAGCTGGCCGACCCGAAGTCGGAGCGCAATCCTTCCGAGTTCACTCCCGAATACGCACGCAACGTGCAGCGCTCGCGTGAAGACCACGCTGACGTGCTGGTCGTTGTCGCCATCTGTACCCACCTCGGCTGTTCGCCGTCGGGCCCCTTCGAGTCGGGCTCCAACGCGCAGCTCGGCGACGTCGCCGGCTTCGTGTGTCCGTGCCACGGTTCGACCTTCGACCTGTCCGGTCGCGTGTTCAAGGCCATGCCGGCCCCGGACAACCTGAAGGTTCCGCCGTACATGTTCCTGTCTGACTCGCGCATCCTGGTCGGCCAGGATTCCAAGGAGGGTTGA
- a CDS encoding cytochrome b yields the protein MAGEKVVTTTGLLGWIDERFPLTSLWKEHLSEYYAPKNFNFWYFFGSLALLVLVIQIVTGIFLVMHFKPDASLNASGVPVAFASVEYIMRDVPWGWLIRYMHSTGASAFFVVVYLHMFRGLLYGSYRKPRELVWIFGCLIFLCLMAEAFMGYLLPWGQMSYWGAQVIINLFSAIPLIGNDLSTWLRGDFVIGDATLNRFFSFHVIAVPLVLIGLVAAHIIALHEVGSNNPDGVEIKKNKDPKTGIPLDGIPFHPYYTVKDIVGVVVFLICFSAVVFFGPEFGGYFLEYNNFIPADPMKTPPHIAPVWYFTPFYSILRANTINFFWVDAKLWGVIFMGLSVMVFFALPWLDRSPVKSIRYKGPIFKSALVVFVIAFLILGYLGMQAPTPMGTLVSQICTVIYFLFFALMPWYTAIDKCKPEPARVTGH from the coding sequence ATGGCTGGCGAAAAGGTAGTGACCACCACCGGCCTGCTCGGCTGGATCGACGAGCGCTTCCCGCTCACATCGCTCTGGAAGGAACACCTTTCGGAGTACTACGCACCGAAGAACTTCAACTTCTGGTACTTCTTCGGCTCGCTGGCACTGCTGGTGCTGGTGATCCAGATCGTGACCGGCATCTTCCTGGTCATGCACTTCAAGCCGGACGCGTCGCTGAACGCCTCGGGCGTGCCGGTGGCCTTCGCCAGCGTCGAGTACATCATGCGCGACGTGCCGTGGGGCTGGCTCATCCGCTACATGCACTCGACCGGCGCCTCGGCGTTCTTCGTCGTCGTATACCTGCACATGTTCCGCGGCCTGCTTTACGGTTCCTACCGCAAGCCGCGCGAGCTGGTGTGGATCTTCGGCTGCCTGATCTTCCTGTGCCTGATGGCGGAAGCCTTCATGGGCTACCTGCTGCCGTGGGGCCAGATGTCGTACTGGGGCGCCCAGGTCATCATCAACCTGTTTTCGGCCATCCCGCTGATCGGCAATGATCTGTCGACCTGGCTGCGTGGTGACTTCGTGATCGGTGATGCGACGCTGAACCGCTTCTTCTCCTTCCACGTCATCGCCGTGCCGCTGGTGCTGATCGGCCTCGTCGCCGCCCACATCATCGCGCTGCACGAAGTCGGGTCGAACAACCCGGACGGCGTCGAGATCAAGAAGAACAAGGATCCGAAGACTGGCATCCCGCTGGACGGCATTCCCTTCCACCCTTACTACACGGTGAAGGACATCGTCGGTGTCGTCGTCTTCCTGATCTGCTTCTCGGCCGTGGTGTTCTTCGGTCCGGAGTTCGGCGGCTACTTCCTGGAGTACAACAACTTCATCCCGGCTGACCCGATGAAGACGCCGCCGCACATCGCGCCGGTGTGGTACTTCACGCCGTTCTACTCGATCCTGCGTGCCAACACGATCAACTTCTTCTGGGTCGATGCGAAGCTGTGGGGCGTCATCTTCATGGGCCTGTCGGTCATGGTCTTCTTCGCGCTGCCGTGGCTGGACCGCTCGCCGGTCAAGTCGATCCGCTACAAGGGCCCGATCTTCAAGTCGGCTCTGGTGGTGTTCGTGATCGCCTTCCTGATCCTGGGCTACCTCGGCATGCAGGCGCCGACGCCGATGGGCACGCTGGTTTCGCAGATCTGCACGGTCATCTACTTCCTGTTCTTCGCGCTGATGCCTTGGTACACCGCGATCGACAAGTGCAAGCCCGAACCCGCGCGCGTGACCGGTCACTGA
- a CDS encoding cytochrome c1 yields MKQLKKLFLGALCAPLLAIASSEPVHLDRAPTEKFRDAIAIQRGAQVFVNYCLNCHSASYMRYNRLKDVGLTDEQIKDNLMFTADKVGETMKVALTRDDGKAWFGAAPPDLTVIARSRASADGSGADWLYTYLRNFYRDENRPTGWNNTTFANVGMPHVLYELQGEQTAKHVKVADGHGGEKEVIQLELTKPGKMSKSEYDSMVGDLVAYLVYMGEPGAEKRRQTGLLVIIGLSVLLVLSYLLKREFWKDVH; encoded by the coding sequence ATGAAACAACTCAAAAAACTGTTTCTCGGCGCGCTGTGCGCGCCCCTGCTGGCGATTGCCAGTTCCGAACCGGTGCACCTCGATCGTGCGCCGACGGAGAAATTCCGCGACGCCATCGCCATCCAGCGCGGCGCCCAGGTTTTCGTCAATTACTGCCTGAACTGCCACTCGGCGTCCTACATGCGCTACAACCGCCTGAAGGATGTCGGCCTGACCGACGAGCAGATCAAGGACAACCTGATGTTCACCGCCGACAAGGTCGGTGAAACGATGAAGGTGGCCCTGACCCGCGACGACGGCAAGGCGTGGTTCGGTGCAGCGCCGCCCGACCTGACCGTGATCGCGCGTTCGCGTGCCTCGGCCGATGGCAGTGGCGCAGACTGGCTCTACACCTATCTGCGCAACTTCTATCGTGACGAGAACCGTCCGACCGGCTGGAACAACACCACCTTCGCCAATGTCGGCATGCCGCACGTCCTGTACGAACTGCAGGGCGAGCAGACGGCCAAGCACGTCAAGGTGGCTGACGGTCACGGCGGCGAAAAGGAAGTCATTCAGCTCGAGCTCACCAAGCCGGGCAAGATGAGCAAGTCCGAATACGACTCGATGGTCGGCGATCTCGTCGCCTATCTGGTCTACATGGGCGAACCGGGCGCTGAAAAGCGCCGTCAGACCGGTCTTCTGGTCATCATCGGTCTTTCCGTTCTTCTCGTTCTGAGCTACCTGCTCAAGCGCGAATTCTGGAAAGACGTTCACTAA
- a CDS encoding glutathione S-transferase N-terminal domain-containing protein, with product MMNLYSGTTDPFSHRCRIVLYEKGMDFQVIDVDLYNKPEDIAVINPYNRVPVLVDRDLILYDSNIINEYIDERFPHPQLMPPDPIMRARARQLLHTVENELFSHIEALEKNARTADKSRTHLRDRLTELTAIFAKQKYMLGEEFSMLDVAIAPLLWRLDHYGIELPKSAAPLMKYAERIFSRQGFIDALTPSEKVMRR from the coding sequence ATGATGAATCTGTACTCGGGGACTACCGATCCCTTTTCCCATCGTTGCCGGATCGTGCTCTACGAAAAGGGCATGGATTTCCAGGTCATCGATGTCGACCTCTACAACAAGCCGGAAGACATCGCGGTCATCAATCCCTACAACCGCGTGCCGGTTCTGGTCGATCGCGATCTCATCCTGTATGACTCGAACATCATCAACGAGTACATCGACGAGCGCTTTCCGCATCCGCAGCTGATGCCGCCGGATCCGATCATGCGCGCGCGGGCACGCCAGCTGCTGCATACGGTCGAAAACGAGCTGTTCTCGCACATCGAGGCACTCGAGAAGAACGCACGCACGGCCGACAAGTCGCGCACTCACCTGCGCGACCGCCTGACCGAGCTGACCGCGATCTTCGCCAAGCAGAAGTACATGCTGGGCGAGGAATTTTCCATGCTCGACGTGGCCATCGCTCCGTTACTATGGCGCCTTGACCACTACGGTATCGAGCTGCCGAAGTCGGCCGCACCGCTGATGAAGTACGCTGAGCGCATCTTCTCCCGTCAGGGATTCATCGATGCGCTCACGCCGTCCGAAAAGGTGATGCGTCGCTGA
- a CDS encoding ClpXP protease specificity-enhancing factor — translation MDVMSSVSTKPYLLRALFDWCADQGLTPYIAVVVDDRAGVPRQYVKDGQIILNIGREAVHQLVMGNELITCSARFGGVAQELTIPVECVAAIYARENGHGMAFEVTPGQPVRADLAPNPVTDRVEHPVLTTPEKPAARPHLRRIK, via the coding sequence ATGGACGTCATGAGTTCCGTTTCCACCAAGCCCTACCTGTTGCGCGCACTGTTCGACTGGTGCGCCGACCAGGGGCTGACGCCGTACATCGCGGTCGTTGTCGACGACCGCGCCGGCGTGCCGCGCCAGTATGTGAAGGATGGCCAGATCATCCTGAACATCGGCCGCGAGGCGGTGCACCAGCTGGTGATGGGCAACGAGCTCATCACCTGTTCCGCCCGCTTCGGCGGCGTGGCGCAGGAACTGACGATTCCGGTCGAGTGCGTCGCCGCGATCTATGCGCGCGAAAACGGCCACGGCATGGCGTTCGAAGTGACGCCGGGCCAGCCGGTGCGTGCCGATCTGGCGCCCAACCCGGTCACCGACCGGGTCGAGCATCCGGTGCTGACGACACCGGAAAAGCCTGCGGCGCGACCGCATCTGCGACGAATCAAGTAG
- a CDS encoding acetyl-CoA carboxylase carboxyltransferase subunit alpha yields MKTTFLDFEQPIAELEAKIEELRFVQDDSAVDISEEITRLEGKSQALTKDIYAKLTPWQIAQVARHPQRPYTLDYLRLMFSDFQELHGDRAFADDHAIVGGIARFNGQSCMVIGHQKGRDTKEKILRNFGMPRPEGYRKALRLMKLAEKFGIPVFTFVDTPGAYPGIDAEERGQSEAIGHNLYAMAELRVPIVSTIIGEGGSGGALAIAVADTLMMLQYSTYSVISPEGCASILWKSADKAADAAEIMGITASRLKTLGLIDKVVNEPAGGAHRDHAAVAASLKRALAESLRQLADLTPTQLVERRFERVMSYGKFKEQAVA; encoded by the coding sequence ATGAAAACAACCTTTCTCGATTTCGAACAGCCGATCGCCGAGCTCGAAGCCAAGATCGAAGAGCTCCGCTTTGTCCAGGATGACTCCGCTGTCGATATATCCGAGGAAATCACGCGACTCGAAGGCAAGAGCCAGGCGCTGACCAAGGACATCTACGCCAAGCTCACGCCGTGGCAGATCGCCCAGGTGGCGCGTCACCCGCAGCGCCCCTACACGCTCGATTACCTGCGTCTGATGTTCTCCGACTTTCAGGAGCTGCATGGCGATCGCGCCTTCGCCGACGACCACGCCATCGTTGGCGGTATCGCCCGCTTCAATGGCCAGTCTTGCATGGTGATCGGTCATCAGAAGGGCCGTGACACCAAGGAAAAGATCCTCCGCAATTTCGGCATGCCGCGCCCCGAGGGCTATCGCAAGGCGCTGCGCCTGATGAAGCTGGCCGAGAAGTTCGGCATTCCGGTGTTCACCTTCGTCGATACGCCGGGCGCCTATCCGGGCATCGATGCCGAGGAACGCGGCCAGTCCGAGGCGATCGGTCACAATCTTTACGCGATGGCCGAACTGCGCGTGCCCATCGTGTCCACCATCATCGGCGAGGGCGGCTCCGGCGGCGCGCTGGCGATCGCCGTGGCCGACACGCTGATGATGCTGCAGTACTCCACCTACTCGGTCATCTCGCCCGAAGGCTGTGCTTCCATCCTGTGGAAGAGCGCCGACAAGGCGGCCGATGCGGCCGAGATCATGGGCATCACCGCGTCGCGACTGAAGACGCTGGGCCTGATCGACAAGGTCGTGAACGAGCCGGCAGGCGGCGCCCACCGCGACCACGCGGCCGTAGCGGCATCGCTGAAGCGCGCACTGGCCGAATCGCTGCGTCAGCTGGCCGACCTGACCCCCACCCAGCTGGTCGAGCGCCGTTTCGAGCGCGTGATGTCCTATGGAAAGTTCAAGGAGCAGGCGGTCGCCTGA
- the tilS gene encoding tRNA lysidine(34) synthetase TilS yields MESSRSRRSPDLYARIAASTAAHLADGSQLLIGLSGGLDSTVLLHALAAARDERRWRLACAHVHHGLSPNADAWAHHCAAQAAALGIPFSLHRVQVDTASPDGLECAARDARYRALNAQAQALGADALLTAHHADDQAETLLHNMVRGAGLLGLAGMPVWRPATPARPAQLRPLLGLARSALEACAIEHGLVWMDDESNADTRYARNYLRREVMPRLSARWPRAAETMSGVARRLAEAQTLLDGLADADAAALTTATEWGTAWSIDGLRALDDARSRNLLRRLLRVHGARTAPTEAWLDEWLRQIRAWQPGAECPVTHAGVAGFCHRGLLWLMPEQPPPAAVVWQGEPAIVWGTGCLRFDAVVGRGFASSALPVGQLTIRARQPKDRVCRGPGRPRAGVKQIAQECGLPPWLRDRAPILAVGREALWMPGCEPAPPWQAAPGEPGWLPVWAPVVAQSTPG; encoded by the coding sequence ATGGAAAGTTCAAGGAGCAGGCGGTCGCCTGATCTTTACGCCCGCATCGCCGCCAGCACGGCGGCGCATCTGGCCGACGGCTCACAGCTGCTGATCGGCCTCAGCGGCGGGCTCGATTCAACCGTACTGCTGCACGCACTGGCAGCCGCCCGCGATGAACGTCGCTGGCGGCTTGCGTGCGCGCATGTCCATCACGGCCTGAGCCCGAACGCCGATGCCTGGGCCCATCATTGCGCCGCGCAGGCCGCTGCGCTCGGCATTCCGTTCTCGCTGCATCGCGTGCAGGTGGACACGGCCAGCCCGGACGGACTTGAATGCGCCGCCCGCGACGCCCGTTACCGGGCGCTCAACGCGCAGGCGCAGGCCCTCGGTGCCGACGCGCTGCTGACCGCACACCACGCCGACGACCAGGCGGAAACGCTGCTGCACAACATGGTGCGCGGCGCCGGGCTGCTCGGCTTGGCCGGCATGCCGGTCTGGCGTCCAGCGACTCCTGCGCGCCCGGCCCAGTTGCGGCCGCTGCTCGGTCTGGCGCGTTCAGCGCTCGAAGCATGCGCGATCGAACATGGCCTCGTCTGGATGGACGACGAATCGAACGCGGATACCCGCTACGCGCGCAACTACCTGCGGCGCGAGGTGATGCCGCGACTGAGCGCGCGATGGCCGCGTGCCGCCGAAACCATGTCCGGCGTCGCGCGCCGGCTGGCCGAAGCGCAGACCCTGCTCGACGGTCTGGCCGATGCTGACGCGGCGGCGCTGACAACGGCGACCGAATGGGGCACGGCCTGGTCGATCGACGGCCTGCGCGCGCTCGACGACGCGCGCAGCCGCAACCTGCTGCGTCGCCTGCTGCGCGTACACGGCGCCCGCACTGCACCAACCGAAGCGTGGCTGGACGAATGGCTGCGCCAGATCCGCGCCTGGCAGCCGGGCGCCGAATGCCCGGTGACACACGCCGGCGTCGCCGGCTTCTGTCATCGTGGCCTGCTGTGGCTGATGCCCGAGCAGCCACCGCCCGCAGCCGTCGTCTGGCAGGGCGAACCGGCCATCGTCTGGGGTACAGGCTGCCTGCGGTTCGACGCCGTCGTCGGACGCGGGTTTGCGTCATCCGCATTGCCCGTCGGTCAGCTCACGATACGTGCCCGTCAGCCCAAGGACCGCGTCTGCCGCGGTCCCGGACGACCGCGTGCCGGCGTCAAGCAGATCGCGCAGGAATGCGGCCTGCCGCCCTGGTTGCGCGATCGCGCCCCCATTCTTGCAGTCGGTCGCGAGGCGCTGTGGATGCCCGGCTGCGAACCGGCGCCACCCTGGCAGGCCGCGCCGGGCGAACCGGGATGGCTACCCGTGTGGGCGCCGGTCGTGGCGCAGTCGACACCCGGGTGA
- a CDS encoding CAAX prenyl protease-related protein — protein MSPTTAASRRAVLARVIPFALYIVFLVISAPLAELAGVDVRWMYAVQIACVIVALLYFQRDYVELREAPPPGPLSGAAGWVAALLSGALVWAIWIWLDFSPFAFAPGKGYQPLDEAGALILPMVVIRIFGAAVVVPVMEELFWRSFVQRWLDSPNFLAVAARSVTLRSMLFCSIAFGFEHGQWAAGIVAGLAYGQLYRASGRLWLPIVSHALTNLLLGLWVVHTAQWQFW, from the coding sequence ATGAGCCCGACCACCGCAGCATCCAGGCGTGCAGTGCTCGCACGCGTCATTCCGTTCGCCCTGTACATCGTCTTCCTCGTCATCTCCGCGCCGCTGGCCGAGCTGGCTGGCGTCGACGTGCGCTGGATGTATGCAGTGCAGATCGCGTGCGTCATCGTCGCTCTGCTGTACTTCCAGCGCGACTACGTGGAGCTGCGCGAAGCTCCGCCGCCCGGGCCGCTGTCCGGTGCCGCCGGCTGGGTCGCGGCGCTGCTGTCCGGCGCACTCGTCTGGGCGATCTGGATATGGCTCGACTTCTCGCCCTTCGCCTTCGCGCCGGGCAAGGGCTACCAGCCCCTGGACGAGGCCGGCGCGCTCATCCTGCCGATGGTCGTCATACGCATCTTCGGCGCCGCTGTCGTCGTGCCTGTCATGGAAGAGCTGTTCTGGCGTTCCTTCGTCCAGCGCTGGCTCGATTCCCCGAATTTCCTTGCCGTGGCCGCGCGCTCGGTCACGCTGCGCAGCATGCTGTTCTGCTCGATCGCCTTCGGCTTCGAGCATGGCCAGTGGGCGGCCGGCATCGTTGCCGGCCTGGCCTACGGCCAGTTGTACCGGGCGAGCGGGCGCCTGTGGTTGCCCATCGTTTCGCACGCGCTGACCAATCTGCTGCTGGGCCTGTGGGTGGTGCACACGGCACAATGGCAGTTCTGGTAA